In Planococcus versutus, the DNA window TCTACTGCCGGTTTTTGCAGATGAATTTCAAGTTTCTGTTTCTACGGCTAGCTTGTCTTTGTCATTAACGATTTTCGGGCTGATTCTTGGCTTAATCATTCTTGGTTTTTTTTCTGACCGAAACGGCAGAAAGTTCTATATTACTTACGCTTTACTCGGTTCAGCCATTCCTTTTTTTGTTATTCCTTTAGCGGATTCGTTTGCTGTGTTGTTAATTCTTCGCTTTATTCAAGGTTTTGCGATGGCTGGTGTACCTGCAGCCGCACTGGCTTATATAATTGAAGAAATCGACCGAAAAAACATTGCTTACGCTACCGCTCTCTACATCTCTAGTAATGCGCTTGGCGGCATGATTGGACGTTTTTTAACCGGCTTTTTAACAGATACGTTTTCATGGCAATTCTCCTTTTATGTATTTGCTCTATCGGGACTCATCATATTTTTAGCGGTTCTTTTCTTATTGCCACCGTCAAAAAACTTTCAGTCGAGCCAATTGAGTTTCACAAAAGATATTGAAGGATTTTTATTTCATTTGAAGAACCCTGCACTTCTTGTTGTTTTCGGATTAGGTGCCGTGTTGCAAATTTCTTTTACCGGGGTTTGGACCTATTTACCTTTTCATCTTGAGGCTCCACCTTACTCTATGTCTTTAAAGGCTATTTCGTATTTATTCTTTGCATATGGCATTGGTGTTATTGGCAGTCCGCTAGCTGGTCGTGCTGCTGAAAAATTCGGCTTCCGTAAAATTCGCTTGATTGGTGTCTTTATTCTTTCGGCTGGGATTTTTATGACATTGAGTTCTGCACTTTGGCTTATCGTTATCGGACTTTGTTTAACGTGTCTAGGCTTTTTTACCGCACATTCTTTAACTGCTTCTTCAGTTGGACAACAAGCTACTCATCATAAAGGCAGTGCTTCTAGTTTATATTTGGTATCCTACTATCTCGGTGTCGCTATTGGCAGCTCGCTGTTAAGTCCATTATGGCTCTCAGCTGGTTGGACGGGATTGATTTTTTTTACATCGGTATTGCCACTTTTTTACGTATTTGTGCTTACGATCTACAAAAAAAAGTAGGCTCTCCCATGAGGTGAGCTTGCTTTTTTTGCTTTTATTTTAGAAACGCTACTGAAGCGAACCTTTCACTCACTGCATTTTTCATTTCAAGATTCGACGCACATATATCCAAATCGAGTGACAGGTTAATCTGCGTAACCAAGACAAAGATACGGAATACCAAAAAAAGGATCTATTTCTATTCATGTAAAGAGCTCAGAACCAGTTGTTCCGGACTTTTGTAGCATATTGGTATTTTACTTTTCTTTATTCTTTAAAACTTCTCCCATTAGATTTTGCTTGCTTCTACTATTGAATTGCCGTAATCACCTTTTTTATAAAAAGAATCATTTTCATTTCTGTTAAGTGAGAGAGTAAAATCCTTATAACGGAAGAAATAAGCCATAGCCAAAATATACCGTCAAGAGTGAAAGAAGTGCAAAAACCACATACTCAGAAGTTCCGCCTGTAGTAGCTGTTACAGGGAAACGGACAGTCCATTTAAATGGAAAAAAGAATTTGACACCTCTTTTAGTAGCCATATCTAATACGATATGACTGGCCATTCCTACCAAGACCCCTGCTGAAATAGCCTCAACTGATATAAAAGCATCCATTATAAAGGAAATTAGTACAAGAAAAAGTAAACTATGCGTAAACGTTCGATGGCCAAAAAGACCATTAATCACTTTCGATAACATTGGCAACGTCCGACCTATTTTGCTTCCGCCATGGCAAATGTCTGGAATAATGGCACCTATGATACTTGCTCCCACCAAAATAACAGGTTCATAATTTGTGACTTGTGCGAAAGCAAGACTTGCTGTGATACCGCCTATGATGTGTGTTTTGCCTGTCATGCTGTCTCTCCTTTACTGCGCTTTGATCAACTCACTTTTATTATACTCGTATTCGTGTATGCTGAAGATAAGGAAATTGGCAATCAATAGTGAACTCTATGTGTTTATGAGTTCACACTCGCAATGAAGATTTCAAAATCATACATAGAAGGAGACGTTTTTATGGGAATTCATCGCTTTTTCACTTCACTAAATGATTTGGAACGAATTATCCGTGCACCTGGAATGTTCAAATTTGAAGAACATAATGTTGCAGCACACTCGTGGAAAGTAAGCCAGTATGCTATGTTTTTCGCAACGATTGAAGAACGTGCTGGCCAAGAAGTAGATTGGAAGTCTTTGTATGAAAAAACTATAAATCATGACTTTGCAGAAGTTTTTATTGGAGACATAAAAACACCTGTCAAATATGCTTCTCCAGAGCTTAAAGAAATGATCGCAAAAGTAGAAGAAGGCATGATGGAGAAATTTATTTTGCGTGAAATTCCTTCAGAATTTCAAGCTGTTTTTTTCGAGCGCATGAAAGAAGGAAAAGACTCAACTATCGAAGGACGTTTGCTGGAAATGGCGGACAAACTAGACCAATTTTATGAAGCCTTTGCTGAGTTAAAGCGTGGCAATACTGACAAAGAATTTATCGTCATGTACCGCATTGCGTTAACCAAATTATTAAATCTTCCTTTAGATGCAAGTGTCAATTATTTTAGAAATACGATGCTTAAAGATGTCATTAATGAAGAAACAGCGATTGATGTAAAAGAGATCACACGTCAAATCATTGCTGATCATTGAGCTTTGCTCTATATTTCGCATGTGTGTTGTGGTAAATTTAACAATAACCATTAACTTCGGAGGTGAATCCCTTAAAAAGGGAATTTATTGGACCCCATACTTATATTAAATTTAGCGTTGCTCGTCTTATTAATCGCGTTAACAGCCGTTTTTGTCGGCTCAGAATTTGCCGTCGTTAAAGTCCGGATGTCGCGCATCGATCAATTAATTGATGAAGGAAATAAAAAAGCGGTGCTGGTAAAGAAAATCACGAGTGATCTTGATTACTACTTGTCTGCATGTCAGCTAGGCATTACCGTTACAGCTCTTGGTTTGGGCTGGTTAGGAAAACCTACTGTAGAGCGTCTTTTTTATCCTTTGTTTGAATTACTCGATGTTCCTTCTTCTGCTTCTACAGTCATTTCATTTGTTTTAGCTTTCTCGTTAGTGACTTTTTTACATGTGGTGATAGGAGAAATGGCACCAAAATCTTTAGCGCTTCAATTTGCTGAAGCAATGACACTGTTCTTGTCGCCTTTTTTGTATGGGTTCGGCAAAATTATGTATCCATTCATTTTCATCCTAAACGGTTCTGCTCGTATTTTGTTGCGAATTTTTGGCATAGAACCTGGCAAAGAAGATCAAGCCCATTCAGAAGAAGAGCTAAAAATTATTATGGCACAAAGTTTTCAAAGCGGTGAAATAAATCAAACAGAGTTGTCCTACATGCAAAACATTTTTGCCTTTGATGAACGCAGTGTGAAAGACGTCATGATTCCACGAACTCAAATGATTTCTTTTGCCCATGATTTATCGAATGAAGAACTTCTTTCCCAAATACGCGATCATCGCTTTACGCGCTATCCCATTGCAAAAGATGGAGATAAAGATGACTTGATCGGCTTTATTAATGCGAAAGAAATACTGACGCATTATGCTATTAATGGTCAATTTGATATGTTAGAACTTGTACATGATCTTCCCTATTTTCATGAAACGACACCTCTTAAAAGCGCCTTAGTAAGGATGCAAAAAGATCATACGCATATCGCGTTAGTAATCGATGAATACGGGGGAACTTCAGGATTAATCACAATGGAAGATATATTAGAAGAAATTGTTGGAGAAATTCGCGATGAGTTTGACGAAGATGAAGATGAAGAAATTATTAAAGAAAGCGAGACGCGCTACCTGTTAAACGGCCGTGTCTTGTTAAAAGATTTGGAAGAACGATTTGGTTTTGAATTTGATGATAGTGAAGATATTGATACAATTGCCGGATGGATTCAGCATCAGCTTATCGAAGCTGAAACGGGTGATCTTTTTGTAAAAGAAGGTTGCGAATGGTCAATTGTCGAAATGGAAAATCATCACATCTTGAAAGTGGCTTGTAATGTCTTGCCAAAATCACCTTAAAAAGAATGTCCGAGACTTGGACATTCTTTTTTTCGAGCAAAATTTTGACAAGATTTTTAACAATCTTGCTTCTCTTATAATTTTAGGATTAGTTCATTGTGAAACAGGGCATATACAACTATACAACGTAATTAATTTTATAAAATGGAGGTTGTTATATGAGTAAAGCTATGGGGTTCGTCAAAGAACTTGGTGGTGAATTTAAAAAAGATAAAGCGACAACTTTAGCAGCAGCACAAGCTTATTATTACTTACTAGCTATTGTTCCTTTGTTAATTTTGCTGTTGTCTATTTTGCCTTATCTTCAAATTGATCCAGATCGGGCGGTAAAGTTCATTGGTGACATTCTACCAGGAGAAGTAGCCAAAACATTTCAAGATACAATTGTCAGTGTTGTCACCACACCATCAGGTGGTTTGTTGACTTTTGGTATATTGGGTACACTTTGGTCTGCTTCTAACGCGTTATCTGCTTTTATTAACGTCACAAACCAAGCTTACGGAATTGAAGAAACACGTTCGTTTATTAAATTAAAAGGAACAGCTATTGTGTTAACGCTAGCTATGCTCGTCGCTGTGATTGTTGCATTAGTTTTGCCGATTTTTGGTGGAACAATTATTGATTTTGCGAAATCATTCTTCAATCTTCCTGAGCAAACAGAAATTATTTTCCAAATTTTACGATGGGTTGTTTCGATTGCTGTTATGAGCATAGTATTAGCCTTTATGTATAAATTTGCTCCAGATAAAAGTTTCCCATTCAAGCAAGTATTAATAGGAGCGATTACTGCAACGATTCTTTGGCAAGCCGTTTCGTTTGGCTTCTCAATTTACGTTTCGAACTTTGGGAGCTACTCTTCTACTTACGGAAGTCTTGGAGGTCTTATTGTATTAATGCTTTGGTTCTTCTTAACCGGTATAATTTTGGTTATCGGTGCTGAAATAAATGCCATTTTGCATCGACGCCGACTAGCAGCTTCACCTGAAGCCTTAGCAAAAGGTGAAGAATCAATCGAAAATACCGAATCCTCTATGAACAAATACTAAAAAAACCCCTTTTCACATAATTGTGAAAAGGGGTTTTTAGAACATAAATACTTATCTGGATTTAAACTCCGGGACGATGCTCCAAGAAATTCCGGTACATAAAGCCTTCGACTTCTGTTTCTGAATATTGTTTTTGCAAAGCATTGATCAAGTTTGGAAACTCCGACGCGTTAGT includes these proteins:
- a CDS encoding MFS transporter, which encodes MYSQRYTIKDRSFWKIIFSLLLASLFIFANMYAVQPLLPVFADEFQVSVSTASLSLSLTIFGLILGLIILGFFSDRNGRKFYITYALLGSAIPFFVIPLADSFAVLLILRFIQGFAMAGVPAAALAYIIEEIDRKNIAYATALYISSNALGGMIGRFLTGFLTDTFSWQFSFYVFALSGLIIFLAVLFLLPPSKNFQSSQLSFTKDIEGFLFHLKNPALLVVFGLGAVLQISFTGVWTYLPFHLEAPPYSMSLKAISYLFFAYGIGVIGSPLAGRAAEKFGFRKIRLIGVFILSAGIFMTLSSALWLIVIGLCLTCLGFFTAHSLTASSVGQQATHHKGSASSLYLVSYYLGVAIGSSLLSPLWLSAGWTGLIFFTSVLPLFYVFVLTIYKKK
- a CDS encoding metal-dependent hydrolase; this encodes MTGKTHIIGGITASLAFAQVTNYEPVILVGASIIGAIIPDICHGGSKIGRTLPMLSKVINGLFGHRTFTHSLLFLVLISFIMDAFISVEAISAGVLVGMASHIVLDMATKRGVKFFFPFKWTVRFPVTATTGGTSEYVVFALLSLLTVYFGYGLFLPL
- a CDS encoding YfbR-like 5'-deoxynucleotidase — its product is MGIHRFFTSLNDLERIIRAPGMFKFEEHNVAAHSWKVSQYAMFFATIEERAGQEVDWKSLYEKTINHDFAEVFIGDIKTPVKYASPELKEMIAKVEEGMMEKFILREIPSEFQAVFFERMKEGKDSTIEGRLLEMADKLDQFYEAFAELKRGNTDKEFIVMYRIALTKLLNLPLDASVNYFRNTMLKDVINEETAIDVKEITRQIIADH
- a CDS encoding hemolysin family protein, producing the protein MDPILILNLALLVLLIALTAVFVGSEFAVVKVRMSRIDQLIDEGNKKAVLVKKITSDLDYYLSACQLGITVTALGLGWLGKPTVERLFYPLFELLDVPSSASTVISFVLAFSLVTFLHVVIGEMAPKSLALQFAEAMTLFLSPFLYGFGKIMYPFIFILNGSARILLRIFGIEPGKEDQAHSEEELKIIMAQSFQSGEINQTELSYMQNIFAFDERSVKDVMIPRTQMISFAHDLSNEELLSQIRDHRFTRYPIAKDGDKDDLIGFINAKEILTHYAINGQFDMLELVHDLPYFHETTPLKSALVRMQKDHTHIALVIDEYGGTSGLITMEDILEEIVGEIRDEFDEDEDEEIIKESETRYLLNGRVLLKDLEERFGFEFDDSEDIDTIAGWIQHQLIEAETGDLFVKEGCEWSIVEMENHHILKVACNVLPKSP
- a CDS encoding YihY/virulence factor BrkB family protein; protein product: MSKAMGFVKELGGEFKKDKATTLAAAQAYYYLLAIVPLLILLLSILPYLQIDPDRAVKFIGDILPGEVAKTFQDTIVSVVTTPSGGLLTFGILGTLWSASNALSAFINVTNQAYGIEETRSFIKLKGTAIVLTLAMLVAVIVALVLPIFGGTIIDFAKSFFNLPEQTEIIFQILRWVVSIAVMSIVLAFMYKFAPDKSFPFKQVLIGAITATILWQAVSFGFSIYVSNFGSYSSTYGSLGGLIVLMLWFFLTGIILVIGAEINAILHRRRLAASPEALAKGEESIENTESSMNKY